From the genome of Lasioglossum baleicum chromosome 13, iyLasBale1, whole genome shotgun sequence, one region includes:
- the LOC143215006 gene encoding large ribosomal subunit protein eL34, which translates to MVQRLTYRRRLSYNTKSNRRRVVRTPGGKLVYQYLKKPKKIPRCGLCKDKLRGIQPARPMERSRMCRRKKTVKRVYGGVLCHKCVKERIVRAFLIEEQKIVVKYMKARNAKTKAEK; encoded by the exons ATGGTGCAACGGTTAACCTATCGTCGACGGTTGTCATACAACACAAAAAGCAACAGGAGACGCGT TGTACGCACTCCTGGTGGAAAGCTGGTATACCAGTACCTTAAGAAACCCAAGAAGATCCCGAGATGTGGATTATGCAAAGATAAGCTTAGAGGAATCCAGCCGGCCAGACCAATGGAAAGGTCCAGAATGTGCAGGCGTAAGAAGACGGTCAAACGAGTCTACGGGGGTGTTCTGTGTCACAAATGCGTGAAGGAAAG GATCGTCCGTGCTTTCCTAATCGAAGAACAGAAGATCGTTGTTAAATATATGAAAGCGCGTAATGCAAAAACGAAGGCGGAGAAGTAA
- the Tkv gene encoding serine/threonine receptor kinase thickveins isoform X3, producing the protein MTAGALGITCYCEGHCPDDRQNGTCEGRPGGHCFSAVEEVWDADTGEYVPEWSFGCLPPDEQGFMQCKGSLVPHLQGKSIICCNKSALCNKDIFPEYKPRPTAAPNPMAIASGAPLIILATVLSVCLMVISIAMVIIYHRYRRKERGPCLVPSQGTLKDFIDQSSGSGSGLPLLVQRTIAKQLALSQCVGKGRYGEVWLARWRGEKVAVKVFFTLEEASWFRETEIYQTVLMRHDNILGFIAADIKGTGSWTQMLLITDYHERGSLHDYLQTTVLDHPSLLAICHSIASGIAHLHTEIFGTRGKPAIAHRDIKSRNILVKRSGECAIADFGLAVRYISESGEIDIAPNTRVGTRRYMAPEVLDETLNTSSFDAFKMADMYSVGLVLWEACRRCVTGGKNSMVEPYALPYHDVVQSDPDFEDMRLAVCVKRLRPVIPARWENDPILVALTKLMAECWHANPAVRLTALRVKKTMSKLHIDNTIKIV; encoded by the exons ATGACGGCAGGTG CTCTGGGAATCACATGCTACTGTGAAGGACACTGCCCGGATGATCGACAGAATGGAACCTGCGAAGGAAGGCCCGGAGGGCATTGTTTCAGCGCGGTGGAAGAAGTTTGGGACGCAGACACAGGGGAGTACGTGCCGGAGTGGTCGTTCGGTTGTTTACCACCGGACGAACAAGGCTTCATGCAATGTAAGGGATCCTTGGTGCCCCACTTACAAGGGAAGAGTATAATATGTTGCAACAAGAGCGCGTTGTGCAACAAAGACATATTCCCTGAATATAAACCCAGGCCGACGGCAGCACCGAATCCTATGGCCATTGCATCGGGCGCGCCGCTTATAATATTAGCCACTGTTCTTTCTGTATGCCTAATGGTTATTTCGATAGCTATGGTGATTATATACCATAGATACAGAAGGAAAGAGAGAGGTCCGTGCTTGGTGCCTTCTCAGGGCACCCTCAAAGACTTTATCGACCAGAGCAGCGGTTCTGGATCAGGGTTACCGCTGTTAGTACAACGAACTATAGCTAAACAATTGGCCTTATCTCAGTGCGTCGGGAAAGGACGTTACGGCGAAGTATGGCTAGCAAGATGGAGAGGAGAGAAAGTCGCAGTAAAAGTATTCTTCACACTGGAGGAAGCATCTTGGTTCAGAGAGACCGAGATCTACCAGACAGTGTTGATGAGGCACGACAATATTTTAGGATTTATCGCTGCTGATATCAAGGGAACAGGATCTTGGACACAGATGTTGTTGATCACAGATTACCACGAGAGAGGATCGCTGCACGACTACTTGCAAACCACGGTCCTAGATCATCCTAGTCTATTAGCAATTTGTCATTCAATAGCATCTGGAATTGCTCATCTACACACGGAAATCTTTGGCACACGTGGGAAACCCGCGATAGCGCACAGGGATATCAAAAGTAGGAATATTTTAGTGAAGAGGAGCGGTGAATGTGCAATCGCCGATTTCGGCTTGGCAGTCAGGTATATAAG CGAAAGCGGAGAAATCGACATCGCTCCTAACACGCGAGTAGGTACTCGCCGGTACATGGCTCCAGAAGTCTTGGATGAAACATTGAACACATCCTCGTTCGATGCCTTTAAAATGGCAGACATGTATTCTGTGGGTCTTGTGCTGTGGGAAGCGTGCAGGAGATGCGTAACCGGTGGTAAAAATTCAATGGTGGAACCGTACGCGTTGCCTTATCACGACGTTGTTCAGAGTGATCCAGACTTTGAAGATATGCGGTTAGCGGTGTGCGTAAAACGATTACGTCCGGTGATACCAGCGCGATGGGAGAATGATCCA ATCCTCGTTGCTCTCACCAAACTTATGGCCGAGTGCTGGCACGCGAATCCTGCCGTTCGTTTGACAGCGTTACGCGTTAAAAAGACAATGTCGAAACTACATATTGACAATACCATCAAAATCGTGTAG
- the Tkv gene encoding serine/threonine receptor kinase thickveins isoform X4, with the protein MTAALGITCYCEGHCPDDRQNGTCEGRPGGHCFSAVEEVWDADTGEYVPEWSFGCLPPDEQGFMQCKGSLVPHLQGKSIICCNKSALCNKDIFPEYKPRPTAAPNPMAIASGAPLIILATVLSVCLMVISIAMVIIYHRYRRKERGPCLVPSQGTLKDFIDQSSGSGSGLPLLVQRTIAKQLALSQCVGKGRYGEVWLARWRGEKVAVKVFFTLEEASWFRETEIYQTVLMRHDNILGFIAADIKGTGSWTQMLLITDYHERGSLHDYLQTTVLDHPSLLAICHSIASGIAHLHTEIFGTRGKPAIAHRDIKSRNILVKRSGECAIADFGLAVRYISESGEIDIAPNTRVGTRRYMAPEVLDETLNTSSFDAFKMADMYSVGLVLWEACRRCVTGGKNSMVEPYALPYHDVVQSDPDFEDMRLAVCVKRLRPVIPARWENDPILVALTKLMAECWHANPAVRLTALRVKKTMSKLHIDNTIKIV; encoded by the exons ATGACGGCAG CTCTGGGAATCACATGCTACTGTGAAGGACACTGCCCGGATGATCGACAGAATGGAACCTGCGAAGGAAGGCCCGGAGGGCATTGTTTCAGCGCGGTGGAAGAAGTTTGGGACGCAGACACAGGGGAGTACGTGCCGGAGTGGTCGTTCGGTTGTTTACCACCGGACGAACAAGGCTTCATGCAATGTAAGGGATCCTTGGTGCCCCACTTACAAGGGAAGAGTATAATATGTTGCAACAAGAGCGCGTTGTGCAACAAAGACATATTCCCTGAATATAAACCCAGGCCGACGGCAGCACCGAATCCTATGGCCATTGCATCGGGCGCGCCGCTTATAATATTAGCCACTGTTCTTTCTGTATGCCTAATGGTTATTTCGATAGCTATGGTGATTATATACCATAGATACAGAAGGAAAGAGAGAGGTCCGTGCTTGGTGCCTTCTCAGGGCACCCTCAAAGACTTTATCGACCAGAGCAGCGGTTCTGGATCAGGGTTACCGCTGTTAGTACAACGAACTATAGCTAAACAATTGGCCTTATCTCAGTGCGTCGGGAAAGGACGTTACGGCGAAGTATGGCTAGCAAGATGGAGAGGAGAGAAAGTCGCAGTAAAAGTATTCTTCACACTGGAGGAAGCATCTTGGTTCAGAGAGACCGAGATCTACCAGACAGTGTTGATGAGGCACGACAATATTTTAGGATTTATCGCTGCTGATATCAAGGGAACAGGATCTTGGACACAGATGTTGTTGATCACAGATTACCACGAGAGAGGATCGCTGCACGACTACTTGCAAACCACGGTCCTAGATCATCCTAGTCTATTAGCAATTTGTCATTCAATAGCATCTGGAATTGCTCATCTACACACGGAAATCTTTGGCACACGTGGGAAACCCGCGATAGCGCACAGGGATATCAAAAGTAGGAATATTTTAGTGAAGAGGAGCGGTGAATGTGCAATCGCCGATTTCGGCTTGGCAGTCAGGTATATAAG CGAAAGCGGAGAAATCGACATCGCTCCTAACACGCGAGTAGGTACTCGCCGGTACATGGCTCCAGAAGTCTTGGATGAAACATTGAACACATCCTCGTTCGATGCCTTTAAAATGGCAGACATGTATTCTGTGGGTCTTGTGCTGTGGGAAGCGTGCAGGAGATGCGTAACCGGTGGTAAAAATTCAATGGTGGAACCGTACGCGTTGCCTTATCACGACGTTGTTCAGAGTGATCCAGACTTTGAAGATATGCGGTTAGCGGTGTGCGTAAAACGATTACGTCCGGTGATACCAGCGCGATGGGAGAATGATCCA ATCCTCGTTGCTCTCACCAAACTTATGGCCGAGTGCTGGCACGCGAATCCTGCCGTTCGTTTGACAGCGTTACGCGTTAAAAAGACAATGTCGAAACTACATATTGACAATACCATCAAAATCGTGTAG
- the Tkv gene encoding serine/threonine receptor kinase thickveins isoform X2: MTGSRFTPLGITCYCEGHCPDDRQNGTCEGRPGGHCFSAVEEVWDADTGEYVPEWSFGCLPPDEQGFMQCKGSLVPHLQGKSIICCNKSALCNKDIFPEYKPRPTAAPNPMAIASGAPLIILATVLSVCLMVISIAMVIIYHRYRRKERGPCLVPSQGTLKDFIDQSSGSGSGLPLLVQRTIAKQLALSQCVGKGRYGEVWLARWRGEKVAVKVFFTLEEASWFRETEIYQTVLMRHDNILGFIAADIKGTGSWTQMLLITDYHERGSLHDYLQTTVLDHPSLLAICHSIASGIAHLHTEIFGTRGKPAIAHRDIKSRNILVKRSGECAIADFGLAVRYISESGEIDIAPNTRVGTRRYMAPEVLDETLNTSSFDAFKMADMYSVGLVLWEACRRCVTGGKNSMVEPYALPYHDVVQSDPDFEDMRLAVCVKRLRPVIPARWENDPILVALTKLMAECWHANPAVRLTALRVKKTMSKLHIDNTIKIV; the protein is encoded by the exons ATGACTGGCTCGAGATTTACGC CTCTGGGAATCACATGCTACTGTGAAGGACACTGCCCGGATGATCGACAGAATGGAACCTGCGAAGGAAGGCCCGGAGGGCATTGTTTCAGCGCGGTGGAAGAAGTTTGGGACGCAGACACAGGGGAGTACGTGCCGGAGTGGTCGTTCGGTTGTTTACCACCGGACGAACAAGGCTTCATGCAATGTAAGGGATCCTTGGTGCCCCACTTACAAGGGAAGAGTATAATATGTTGCAACAAGAGCGCGTTGTGCAACAAAGACATATTCCCTGAATATAAACCCAGGCCGACGGCAGCACCGAATCCTATGGCCATTGCATCGGGCGCGCCGCTTATAATATTAGCCACTGTTCTTTCTGTATGCCTAATGGTTATTTCGATAGCTATGGTGATTATATACCATAGATACAGAAGGAAAGAGAGAGGTCCGTGCTTGGTGCCTTCTCAGGGCACCCTCAAAGACTTTATCGACCAGAGCAGCGGTTCTGGATCAGGGTTACCGCTGTTAGTACAACGAACTATAGCTAAACAATTGGCCTTATCTCAGTGCGTCGGGAAAGGACGTTACGGCGAAGTATGGCTAGCAAGATGGAGAGGAGAGAAAGTCGCAGTAAAAGTATTCTTCACACTGGAGGAAGCATCTTGGTTCAGAGAGACCGAGATCTACCAGACAGTGTTGATGAGGCACGACAATATTTTAGGATTTATCGCTGCTGATATCAAGGGAACAGGATCTTGGACACAGATGTTGTTGATCACAGATTACCACGAGAGAGGATCGCTGCACGACTACTTGCAAACCACGGTCCTAGATCATCCTAGTCTATTAGCAATTTGTCATTCAATAGCATCTGGAATTGCTCATCTACACACGGAAATCTTTGGCACACGTGGGAAACCCGCGATAGCGCACAGGGATATCAAAAGTAGGAATATTTTAGTGAAGAGGAGCGGTGAATGTGCAATCGCCGATTTCGGCTTGGCAGTCAGGTATATAAG CGAAAGCGGAGAAATCGACATCGCTCCTAACACGCGAGTAGGTACTCGCCGGTACATGGCTCCAGAAGTCTTGGATGAAACATTGAACACATCCTCGTTCGATGCCTTTAAAATGGCAGACATGTATTCTGTGGGTCTTGTGCTGTGGGAAGCGTGCAGGAGATGCGTAACCGGTGGTAAAAATTCAATGGTGGAACCGTACGCGTTGCCTTATCACGACGTTGTTCAGAGTGATCCAGACTTTGAAGATATGCGGTTAGCGGTGTGCGTAAAACGATTACGTCCGGTGATACCAGCGCGATGGGAGAATGATCCA ATCCTCGTTGCTCTCACCAAACTTATGGCCGAGTGCTGGCACGCGAATCCTGCCGTTCGTTTGACAGCGTTACGCGTTAAAAAGACAATGTCGAAACTACATATTGACAATACCATCAAAATCGTGTAG
- the Tkv gene encoding serine/threonine receptor kinase thickveins isoform X5: MQCKGSLVPHLQGKSIICCNKSALCNKDIFPEYKPRPTAAPNPMAIASGAPLIILATVLSVCLMVISIAMVIIYHRYRRKERGPCLVPSQGTLKDFIDQSSGSGSGLPLLVQRTIAKQLALSQCVGKGRYGEVWLARWRGEKVAVKVFFTLEEASWFRETEIYQTVLMRHDNILGFIAADIKGTGSWTQMLLITDYHERGSLHDYLQTTVLDHPSLLAICHSIASGIAHLHTEIFGTRGKPAIAHRDIKSRNILVKRSGECAIADFGLAVRYISESGEIDIAPNTRVGTRRYMAPEVLDETLNTSSFDAFKMADMYSVGLVLWEACRRCVTGGKNSMVEPYALPYHDVVQSDPDFEDMRLAVCVKRLRPVIPARWENDPILVALTKLMAECWHANPAVRLTALRVKKTMSKLHIDNTIKIV, encoded by the exons ATGCAATGTAAGGGATCCTTGGTGCCCCACTTACAAGGGAAGAGTATAATATGTTGCAACAAGAGCGCGTTGTGCAACAAAGACATATTCCCTGAATATAAACCCAGGCCGACGGCAGCACCGAATCCTATGGCCATTGCATCGGGCGCGCCGCTTATAATATTAGCCACTGTTCTTTCTGTATGCCTAATGGTTATTTCGATAGCTATGGTGATTATATACCATAGATACAGAAGGAAAGAGAGAGGTCCGTGCTTGGTGCCTTCTCAGGGCACCCTCAAAGACTTTATCGACCAGAGCAGCGGTTCTGGATCAGGGTTACCGCTGTTAGTACAACGAACTATAGCTAAACAATTGGCCTTATCTCAGTGCGTCGGGAAAGGACGTTACGGCGAAGTATGGCTAGCAAGATGGAGAGGAGAGAAAGTCGCAGTAAAAGTATTCTTCACACTGGAGGAAGCATCTTGGTTCAGAGAGACCGAGATCTACCAGACAGTGTTGATGAGGCACGACAATATTTTAGGATTTATCGCTGCTGATATCAAGGGAACAGGATCTTGGACACAGATGTTGTTGATCACAGATTACCACGAGAGAGGATCGCTGCACGACTACTTGCAAACCACGGTCCTAGATCATCCTAGTCTATTAGCAATTTGTCATTCAATAGCATCTGGAATTGCTCATCTACACACGGAAATCTTTGGCACACGTGGGAAACCCGCGATAGCGCACAGGGATATCAAAAGTAGGAATATTTTAGTGAAGAGGAGCGGTGAATGTGCAATCGCCGATTTCGGCTTGGCAGTCAGGTATATAAG CGAAAGCGGAGAAATCGACATCGCTCCTAACACGCGAGTAGGTACTCGCCGGTACATGGCTCCAGAAGTCTTGGATGAAACATTGAACACATCCTCGTTCGATGCCTTTAAAATGGCAGACATGTATTCTGTGGGTCTTGTGCTGTGGGAAGCGTGCAGGAGATGCGTAACCGGTGGTAAAAATTCAATGGTGGAACCGTACGCGTTGCCTTATCACGACGTTGTTCAGAGTGATCCAGACTTTGAAGATATGCGGTTAGCGGTGTGCGTAAAACGATTACGTCCGGTGATACCAGCGCGATGGGAGAATGATCCA ATCCTCGTTGCTCTCACCAAACTTATGGCCGAGTGCTGGCACGCGAATCCTGCCGTTCGTTTGACAGCGTTACGCGTTAAAAAGACAATGTCGAAACTACATATTGACAATACCATCAAAATCGTGTAG
- the Tkv gene encoding serine/threonine receptor kinase thickveins isoform X1: protein MAALSATPGRRGCKYGLWIGLGVFIARLVGALGITCYCEGHCPDDRQNGTCEGRPGGHCFSAVEEVWDADTGEYVPEWSFGCLPPDEQGFMQCKGSLVPHLQGKSIICCNKSALCNKDIFPEYKPRPTAAPNPMAIASGAPLIILATVLSVCLMVISIAMVIIYHRYRRKERGPCLVPSQGTLKDFIDQSSGSGSGLPLLVQRTIAKQLALSQCVGKGRYGEVWLARWRGEKVAVKVFFTLEEASWFRETEIYQTVLMRHDNILGFIAADIKGTGSWTQMLLITDYHERGSLHDYLQTTVLDHPSLLAICHSIASGIAHLHTEIFGTRGKPAIAHRDIKSRNILVKRSGECAIADFGLAVRYISESGEIDIAPNTRVGTRRYMAPEVLDETLNTSSFDAFKMADMYSVGLVLWEACRRCVTGGKNSMVEPYALPYHDVVQSDPDFEDMRLAVCVKRLRPVIPARWENDPILVALTKLMAECWHANPAVRLTALRVKKTMSKLHIDNTIKIV from the exons ATGGCTGCGCTCTCCGCTACCCCGGGTCGGCGCGGATGTAAATACGGCCTGTGGATCGGCTTGGGAGTGTTTATCGCGAGACTCGTCGGTG CTCTGGGAATCACATGCTACTGTGAAGGACACTGCCCGGATGATCGACAGAATGGAACCTGCGAAGGAAGGCCCGGAGGGCATTGTTTCAGCGCGGTGGAAGAAGTTTGGGACGCAGACACAGGGGAGTACGTGCCGGAGTGGTCGTTCGGTTGTTTACCACCGGACGAACAAGGCTTCATGCAATGTAAGGGATCCTTGGTGCCCCACTTACAAGGGAAGAGTATAATATGTTGCAACAAGAGCGCGTTGTGCAACAAAGACATATTCCCTGAATATAAACCCAGGCCGACGGCAGCACCGAATCCTATGGCCATTGCATCGGGCGCGCCGCTTATAATATTAGCCACTGTTCTTTCTGTATGCCTAATGGTTATTTCGATAGCTATGGTGATTATATACCATAGATACAGAAGGAAAGAGAGAGGTCCGTGCTTGGTGCCTTCTCAGGGCACCCTCAAAGACTTTATCGACCAGAGCAGCGGTTCTGGATCAGGGTTACCGCTGTTAGTACAACGAACTATAGCTAAACAATTGGCCTTATCTCAGTGCGTCGGGAAAGGACGTTACGGCGAAGTATGGCTAGCAAGATGGAGAGGAGAGAAAGTCGCAGTAAAAGTATTCTTCACACTGGAGGAAGCATCTTGGTTCAGAGAGACCGAGATCTACCAGACAGTGTTGATGAGGCACGACAATATTTTAGGATTTATCGCTGCTGATATCAAGGGAACAGGATCTTGGACACAGATGTTGTTGATCACAGATTACCACGAGAGAGGATCGCTGCACGACTACTTGCAAACCACGGTCCTAGATCATCCTAGTCTATTAGCAATTTGTCATTCAATAGCATCTGGAATTGCTCATCTACACACGGAAATCTTTGGCACACGTGGGAAACCCGCGATAGCGCACAGGGATATCAAAAGTAGGAATATTTTAGTGAAGAGGAGCGGTGAATGTGCAATCGCCGATTTCGGCTTGGCAGTCAGGTATATAAG CGAAAGCGGAGAAATCGACATCGCTCCTAACACGCGAGTAGGTACTCGCCGGTACATGGCTCCAGAAGTCTTGGATGAAACATTGAACACATCCTCGTTCGATGCCTTTAAAATGGCAGACATGTATTCTGTGGGTCTTGTGCTGTGGGAAGCGTGCAGGAGATGCGTAACCGGTGGTAAAAATTCAATGGTGGAACCGTACGCGTTGCCTTATCACGACGTTGTTCAGAGTGATCCAGACTTTGAAGATATGCGGTTAGCGGTGTGCGTAAAACGATTACGTCCGGTGATACCAGCGCGATGGGAGAATGATCCA ATCCTCGTTGCTCTCACCAAACTTATGGCCGAGTGCTGGCACGCGAATCCTGCCGTTCGTTTGACAGCGTTACGCGTTAAAAAGACAATGTCGAAACTACATATTGACAATACCATCAAAATCGTGTAG
- the LOC143215004 gene encoding uncharacterized protein LOC143215004, whose product MTYEKRNASRRNSKTKVVNGWFVERSNSVSNAGREESKSRPNGETGRKVKPGNGWETTAYLLSRNYSLASILRLVSTARTCLNEYEDSDFLQRRTLMFCQAISRDIKRKRRDRRVLFHR is encoded by the exons ATGACGTACGAGAAACGAAATGCTTCACGAAGAAATTCGAAAACGAAAGTGGTAAATGGTTGGTTCGTTGAGAGATCGAATTCTGTCTCGAACGCGGGACGAGAGGAATCTAAATCGAGACCGAATGGAGAAACAGGAAGAAAGGTGAAGCCTGGAAACGGCTGGGAGACGACCGCTTATCTTCTGTCGCGGAATTACTCCCTCGCGTCTATTTTACG ACTTGTTTCGACCGCGCGGACATGTTTGAACGAATACGAAGACTCTGATTTCTTGCAACGGAGGACCCTGATGTTCTGCCAGGCGATATCACGCGACATCAAACGAAAACGACGCGACCGGCGTGTACTTTTCCATCGATGA